The genomic DNA GGAATGGCTCTATCAAAAGCGCGTCACAAGCTTTGAAGAAATGACAAATCTTTCAAAAAGTTTAATTGAAAAACTATCAGAAAACTTTGAGATCAATCCATTGAAACAAGTGATCGTGCAAGAGGCAAGTGATGGGACAGTCAAATACTTGTTTGAGTTGCCAGATAAAAATATGATCGAAACGGTGTTGATGAGACAAGAATATGGCTTATCTGTGTGTGTAACTACACAAGTCGGATGTAACATTGGCTGTACTTTTTGTGCCAGTGGTTTATTAACGAAAAACCGAGACTTAACAGCCGGTGAGATCGTAGCGCAGATCATGATGGTCCAACATTACTTTGATGAACGTCAACTGGGGGAACGAGTATCCCATGTCGTGGTGATGGGGATCGGTGAACCGTTCGACAATTACGACAATGTGATGGATTTCTTGCATATCATCAATGATGCCAAAGGTTTAGCAATCGGTGCTCGTCACATCACGGTGTCAACCAGTGGGTTGGCAAACAAAATCAAAGAATTCGCTGAAAATGGATTACAAGTCAACTTAGCGATATCATTACATGCACCAAATAATGAAGTCCGTACGTCTATGATGCGTATCAATCGCCGTTTCCCAATTGAAAAATTGATGGAAGCAGTGGATGAGTACTTGGAGAAAACCAATCGCCGGATCACGTTTGAATACATCATGCTGAATCAAGTAAATGATCGTCCAGAACACGCGCAACAACTGGCTGATCTGTTGAAAGACAAGAAAAAATTAACTTATGTCAATTTGATTCCTTACAACCCAGTAAGTGAACATGATCAATATTCAAGAAGTCCAAAAGCGGATGTATTGAAATTTTATGATGTGTTGAAAAAGAACGGCATCAATTGTGTGATTCGCAAAGAGCATGGGACAGATATTGATGCAGCTTGTGGGCAATTGCGTAGCAAACAAATGAAAAAAGAAAAAACTGTAGCAAAATAAATATTCTTAAAGTTAAGTTTTCTTTCCTTCTCTTTTTCTCGTTTGGCTGATAGAATAGGCTGAAATTGGAATGGAGGGGAATAGGATGATCATCAGTGAATTTGATCGTAGAAATATCGGATTGAAGGATCAGTTAGCTGACCTTTTGCGTTTGACTTGGCCGAAGGATTACGGTGAACAACCAATGAAAGAAGTCGAGCAACTACTAGCGACGGATCGAATCGCCGTCTCAGCGGTTGAACAAGATCGTTTGGTTGGTTTTATCGGTGCGATTCCGCAGTATGGAATGACTGGTTGGGAAATTCACCCTCTAGTAGTAGAAACTTCTTATCGAAAGCAGTATATCGGTAGCCGCTTAGTTGATTATGTTGAGAAAGAAATCGCCTCTAAAGGTGGTGTGATGGTTTATTTAGGAACAGATGATACGGATGGAGACACAAGTCTTAGTCATACGGATCTTTTTGATCATCCGTTAGATAAACTGAAATCAATCGAAACCTTCAACAAGCATCCTTATACATTTTATGAAAAAATGGGCTATCAAGTCGTTGGAGCGATTCCTGATGCAAATGGGATCAATCAACCAGATATCATCCTGGCAAAACGACTTGGAGAAATAAACCAATGAATGAAGCACCAAAATGATTTTTTTTAAATCGAATAAAACATGCGAGCCTCCCCTAGTGTGGAGGCTCTTTTTTGTGGCAAAAACCGAACATTCATATCGAACGTTCCTATAACGACCATTTTTTTATGATTATTTTATTCGAAAGAGGATTAGATAAAAATCCTTGATTTATCTCATTTTTTCAGAAAAAAATAATAAAACGTTCATGGAAAAGTCATTATTTTTTAGAAAAAGCGAAAAAAACTGTTGCAATTTTAATAATTATTCATTAAACTCATAAACAACTCAGAAAATACTAATTATTCTGAAAATTTCGATAAAGGGGTACGGAAGATGAAAAAGAATTTAACTTTTGGTGTTGTGGCCTTATGTGGGCTTGTACTTGCTGGTTGTTATGGTGGCAGCAGTGCAGATACAAGTGGTAGTGGTTCTTCAAGCAGTGGATCAGCAGATGGAGGAGGCGTCTTCAACTTAGTAGTACCTCAAGAAATGCCGTCGGCCGACTTATCGGTTGCAACAGATACAATCAGTTTTACTGCACTAAATAATGTGTATGAAGGAATCTATCGTTTAGATGAAGATAGTAAACCTCAACCAGCCGGTGCGAGTGAATTGGCTGAAGTTAGTGAAGATGGATTGACTTATAAAGTCAAATTGCGTGAAGACGCAAAATGGTCAAATGGGGAGCCTGTCACAGCAGCTGATTATGTTTACGGTTGGCAACGTACGGTAGATCCAGCGACGGCATCAGAATATGCGTATCTTTTTGCACCAGTTGAAAATGCTGAAGCAATCACAGCAGGCGACAAAGACAAATCAGAATTAGGCATCAAAGCAGTTGGTGATTATGAATTGGAAATCAAATTAGCCAAACAAACACCATACTTCCAATACTTACTTGCTTTCCCTTCATTCTTCCCACAAAGTCAAGCAGTGGTTGAAGAACATGGAGATGCGTACGCATCATCAAGTGACAACGCAGTATACAATGGACCATTTACTTTAGCTGATTTTGATGGACCAGGTACTGATACTGAATGGACGTACAAGAAAAACGAAGAGTACTGGGATAAAGATGCAGTTAAATTATCAGAAATCAAAGTCAGTGTCGTAAAAGAATCTTCTACTGCATTGAATCTATTCAAAGATGGACAAGCAGATGATGTCATCTTATCAGGCGAGTTAGCACAACAAAATGCGAATGATCCAGCTTATACGTCAGTCAAAGAAGCACGTACAAGTTATATCGAGTTCAATCAAAGAGAAGATGATTCACCATTCAAAAATGTGAACTTAAGAAAAGCCATTTCTTATTCAATCAATCGTGAAGCATTAGTGAAACAAGTTATGGGTGATGGTTCAGTTGTTTCAACAGGTTTGATTCCTGCAGACATGACTAAGAACCCTGAAACAAATGAAGATTTCGCAGCAGAAGCCGGCGAATTAGTATCATATGATCAAGACAAAGCAAAAGAATATTGGGAAAAAGCGAAGAGTGAATTAGGAATCGACTCATTAGAATTTGAATTGATGGCATCAGATGATGACTCAACGAAAAAAGTGATCGAATATATCCAAAACTCTATCCAAGAAAACCTTGACGGTGTGAAAGTAAAACCTACACCAGTACCATTCTCAGTTCGTTTGGATCGTTCATCATCTGGTGATTTTGATACAGTATTAGGTGGTTGGGGCGCAGACTATGCTGACCCAAGTAGCTTTACTGACTTATTTGTAACAGGCAATTCTTACAACCGTGGTCAATGGTCAAATGCAGACTATGACAAAGCTGTTGAAGCATCTGCTTCTAAAGATGCTGGCGACGAACAAGCGCGTTGGGCTGACTTACAAGAAGCGAATAAAATCATCGCTGAAGATATGGGTGTCGCTCCAGTTTATCAAAAAGCTGAAGGTCATTTAGTTAATCCAAAAGTCAAAGGTATCGTTCATCATGCTGCTGGCGCATCATGGGATTACAAATGGACATATATTGAAGAATAATCTGTCCTAAAAAGAAAAAAGAGCGTCTGGGATGTTTGACAAATCCCAGACCTCTCAATTTTCTGATCCTAGTTATTCTTTTGGCCGTTCATTTAGACAAGTGAGATGAGCGCAAAGACAATCGAAAACACAAGCAAAATTCCAGCGATGATCAGCCAAAAGGTATACATACCGTAGCTGACCGAAGATAGGGAAGTAAATTCTGGTTTTTCCTTCCGGTTTCTTGTTCGTGCTAAGTGAAACGAACGTTGAAAGTGATCAAAGAAACCTGAGGAGAACACCCATAAAAATCCGCCGATAATCAAAAACGGCAACGCACATAAAAATAAATCATTGGATAATTGAAGAAGGGTCAACTGATCAGTCAAAACATTTTTAAGTAACACGAGGACGATCACTAAACCGGCAAACAAATAAGGACGATATTTTTTTTTCATTATTTTGCTCCTTTATCATTGGTTCATTAAATAATGTAGCGAAACATTGATCAGAAGTCAAAAGCTAGGGGGAAACATTCGTGAATAGTTATATAAAATATGTATTAAAACGCGTCTTCTTTATGGTGATCACACTATGGTTGATTGCAACCATCACATTCTTTTTGATGCAATTATTGCCTGGTACACCTTACACAAACCAGGAACGTTTAAGTCCTGAAACAATTGAGATGTTGAACAAACAAGTTGGTTTGGATAAACCAGTCATCGTTCAATATGGGATCTATCTTTCTAATTTGATCCAAGGAGATTTTGGTATCTCTTTCCAATTCAAAAACCAACCAGTTGCTAACTTATTAGCAGGACGAGTAGGACCTTCATTACAGCTTGGTCTACAAGCAATCATTTTCGGAACTTTCTTTGGAACGATCCTAGGAACAATCTCAGCAATGAAACAAAATACATGGGTCGATACGTCTTCTACATTAGTCGCGATCTTAGGACGTTCTATCCCTAACTTTGTTTTTGCTGTATTGTTACAATACATTTTTGCCATCCAATTTCGTGTATTGCCGATCGCAAAATGGGATGGGTTCATGTATACGATCTTACCAACGATTGCACTAGCCATGTCGCCATTAGCTGACTCTGCCAGATTCATCCGAACAGAAATGGTCGAAGTCTTGCATAGTGATTATGTCGAATTGGCTCGAGCAAAAGGTTTGAGTCGTTGGGAAATTGCCTTTAAACATGGTCTACGTAATAGTTTGATCCCGTTGATGACCTTGTTAGGCCCATTAGCAGTGGCTTTGATGACCGGTTCATTAGTTGTTGAAAATATCTTTGCTATTCCGGGGATCGGTGAGCAATTCGTTAAGTCGATCACAACAAATGACTATCCAACGATCATGGCTGTTACGATTTTGTATTCATTTATGTTAATCTTAGTTATTTTAGTCGTGGATCTATTGTACGGACTAGTTGATCCGAGAATCCGAGTTTCTGAAGGGAGTCGAAGCTAGATGGAACTGATACCAAAACGCTACGAAACAATTGCAGAAATTCCTGCAGATGAATTTTTACCGTTACAAAAAAACACAGAAGAAGAACGTGAAAAAATCGAAGCTCCTTCACTGAATTTTATCCAGGATTCTTGGCGTCGATTGAAGAAAAACAAAGCGGCAGTTATTTCCATGGGATTACTGATCGTGATCATCTTTATCTCGATCATCACGATTTTCGTTTCACCCCATGATCCAACCGCTCAAAATGTCGATTACATCAACTTACCACCACGTATTCCTGGTATCAATATCGACGGACTAAACGGAAAAGCAATGGTTGCTGGTGAGTTAGTCGATAAATATGCGCAAGCCAATGTTCCTGCAGATGTGAACTACTTTTTAGGAACAGATGGTCTAGGTCGTGATGTGTTAAGTCGTTTGTTCATGGGAACACGTATCTCTCTACTGATTGCCTTCATCGCTGCGTTACTAGATGTAACGATCGGTGTTGCCTATGGTTTGATCTCTGGTTTATTAGGTGGTCGTGTGGACAATGCGATGCAACGTTTCTTAGAGGTCTTATCTGGTATTCCTAACTTAGTCGTGATGATTTTGATGTTGGTCGTCTTTGAACCAGGGATCTTCTCGATCGTGGCAGCGATGGCGATCACGAACTGGATTCCGATGGCTCGGATCGTCAGGGCGCAAACATTGAAATTAAAAGACCAAGAGTATGTGTTAGCAGGAATGACATTAGGTGAATCCAAATGGAAGATCGCCTTCAAGCATATCTTGCCAAACATTTCGAGTGTGATCATCATCCAAATGATGTTCAGTATCCCATCAGCGATTTTCTTCGAAGCTTTCTTAAGTTTCATCGGCCTAGGCTTGACACCACCTTCTGCTTCACTGGGAACGATGTTGAGTGATGGATACAAAACATTCTTATACTTGCCGTACCTATTATGGATTCCGGCAGCAACTTTATCGGTGATCATGATTGGTTTCAACTTATTAGCAGATGGCTTACGTGATGCCTTTGATCCTAAAATGAAAGAGTGAGTACGATGACGAAAATTCTTGAAGTAAAGAACTTACAAATCTCCTTTGATACCTATGCTGGAAAAGTCCAAGCAATCCGAGGCGTCGATTTTCATTTGAACAAAGGTGAAACATTGGCAATCGTTGGCGAATCCGGTAGTGGGAAATCTGTAACGACTAGAAGTATCATGCGTTTACTATCGAGTAACGCATCGATCGATTCTGGTGAGATCTTATTCAAAGGACAAAACATTGTTGATAAAACAGAAAAAGAAATGCAAAAGATTCGTGGGAAAGAAATTGCGATGATCTTCCAAGATCCGATGACTTCATTAGATCCAACGATGACGATTGGTAAACAAGTAGCAGAATCTTTACGTAAGCATAATAAAGTATCGAAAAAAGAGGGGCAAAAAGCCGCTTTAGAATTATTGAATCTTGTAGGGATCCCGGAGGCTGAGAAACGCATCCATAGCTATCCTCATCAATTTTCAGGGGGACAACGGCAACGGATCGTGATCGCGATCGCGTTGATATGTTACCCAGAAATCTTGATTGCAGATGAACCAACGACAGCCTTAGATGTGACGATCCAAGCACAGATTTTAGAGTTGTTGAAAAAAATCCAATCAAAAATCGACACGTCGATCATTTTTATCACCCATGATCT from Enterococcus mundtii includes the following:
- the rlmN gene encoding 23S rRNA (adenine(2503)-C(2))-methyltransferase RlmN — its product is MEKQSIYGLTNKELTAWFLEHGEKKFRASQVWEWLYQKRVTSFEEMTNLSKSLIEKLSENFEINPLKQVIVQEASDGTVKYLFELPDKNMIETVLMRQEYGLSVCVTTQVGCNIGCTFCASGLLTKNRDLTAGEIVAQIMMVQHYFDERQLGERVSHVVVMGIGEPFDNYDNVMDFLHIINDAKGLAIGARHITVSTSGLANKIKEFAENGLQVNLAISLHAPNNEVRTSMMRINRRFPIEKLMEAVDEYLEKTNRRITFEYIMLNQVNDRPEHAQQLADLLKDKKKLTYVNLIPYNPVSEHDQYSRSPKADVLKFYDVLKKNGINCVIRKEHGTDIDAACGQLRSKQMKKEKTVAK
- the aac(6') gene encoding aminoglycoside N-acetyltransferase AAC(6')-Ii, whose translation is MIISEFDRRNIGLKDQLADLLRLTWPKDYGEQPMKEVEQLLATDRIAVSAVEQDRLVGFIGAIPQYGMTGWEIHPLVVETSYRKQYIGSRLVDYVEKEIASKGGVMVYLGTDDTDGDTSLSHTDLFDHPLDKLKSIETFNKHPYTFYEKMGYQVVGAIPDANGINQPDIILAKRLGEINQ
- a CDS encoding peptide ABC transporter substrate-binding protein; its protein translation is MKKNLTFGVVALCGLVLAGCYGGSSADTSGSGSSSSGSADGGGVFNLVVPQEMPSADLSVATDTISFTALNNVYEGIYRLDEDSKPQPAGASELAEVSEDGLTYKVKLREDAKWSNGEPVTAADYVYGWQRTVDPATASEYAYLFAPVENAEAITAGDKDKSELGIKAVGDYELEIKLAKQTPYFQYLLAFPSFFPQSQAVVEEHGDAYASSSDNAVYNGPFTLADFDGPGTDTEWTYKKNEEYWDKDAVKLSEIKVSVVKESSTALNLFKDGQADDVILSGELAQQNANDPAYTSVKEARTSYIEFNQREDDSPFKNVNLRKAISYSINREALVKQVMGDGSVVSTGLIPADMTKNPETNEDFAAEAGELVSYDQDKAKEYWEKAKSELGIDSLEFELMASDDDSTKKVIEYIQNSIQENLDGVKVKPTPVPFSVRLDRSSSGDFDTVLGGWGADYADPSSFTDLFVTGNSYNRGQWSNADYDKAVEASASKDAGDEQARWADLQEANKIIAEDMGVAPVYQKAEGHLVNPKVKGIVHHAAGASWDYKWTYIEE
- a CDS encoding DUF3899 domain-containing protein, which encodes MKKKYRPYLFAGLVIVLVLLKNVLTDQLTLLQLSNDLFLCALPFLIIGGFLWVFSSGFFDHFQRSFHLARTRNRKEKPEFTSLSSVSYGMYTFWLIIAGILLVFSIVFALISLV
- the opp3b gene encoding oligopeptide ABC transporter permease is translated as MNSYIKYVLKRVFFMVITLWLIATITFFLMQLLPGTPYTNQERLSPETIEMLNKQVGLDKPVIVQYGIYLSNLIQGDFGISFQFKNQPVANLLAGRVGPSLQLGLQAIIFGTFFGTILGTISAMKQNTWVDTSSTLVAILGRSIPNFVFAVLLQYIFAIQFRVLPIAKWDGFMYTILPTIALAMSPLADSARFIRTEMVEVLHSDYVELARAKGLSRWEIAFKHGLRNSLIPLMTLLGPLAVALMTGSLVVENIFAIPGIGEQFVKSITTNDYPTIMAVTILYSFMLILVILVVDLLYGLVDPRIRVSEGSRS
- a CDS encoding ABC transporter permease, whose product is MELIPKRYETIAEIPADEFLPLQKNTEEEREKIEAPSLNFIQDSWRRLKKNKAAVISMGLLIVIIFISIITIFVSPHDPTAQNVDYINLPPRIPGINIDGLNGKAMVAGELVDKYAQANVPADVNYFLGTDGLGRDVLSRLFMGTRISLLIAFIAALLDVTIGVAYGLISGLLGGRVDNAMQRFLEVLSGIPNLVVMILMLVVFEPGIFSIVAAMAITNWIPMARIVRAQTLKLKDQEYVLAGMTLGESKWKIAFKHILPNISSVIIIQMMFSIPSAIFFEAFLSFIGLGLTPPSASLGTMLSDGYKTFLYLPYLLWIPAATLSVIMIGFNLLADGLRDAFDPKMKE
- a CDS encoding ABC transporter ATP-binding protein, with protein sequence MTKILEVKNLQISFDTYAGKVQAIRGVDFHLNKGETLAIVGESGSGKSVTTRSIMRLLSSNASIDSGEILFKGQNIVDKTEKEMQKIRGKEIAMIFQDPMTSLDPTMTIGKQVAESLRKHNKVSKKEGQKAALELLNLVGIPEAEKRIHSYPHQFSGGQRQRIVIAIALICYPEILIADEPTTALDVTIQAQILELLKKIQSKIDTSIIFITHDLGVVANVADRVAVMYGGKIIEVGTSEEIFYNPQHPYTWGLLGSMPTLESGNDRLYAIPGSPPDLLNPPKGDAFYPRNEFALKIDAEQAPPFFELSPTHQAATWLLAPQAPKVTPPEEIQRRWAIFQEKQKAHGQGGLNNEQKTARG